Proteins encoded together in one Micromonospora kangleipakensis window:
- the lnt gene encoding apolipoprotein N-acyltransferase: MTTLDREETRATDGARDGGAGRPLPLKVAVPLAVVAGLALLAAFPPYGVWPLAPVGVALLAAAAHRRRLRAGAGLGFLTGVALFAPMLEWTNLHTGYLPWVLLSLLQAGYLALLGAATAWVTPLVDRWRWAWPVVTGLLWVGQEALRDRTPFGGFPWGRLAFSQDSSPLLPLAALGGAPLVTFAVALAGGLLVALAWRPWQHQAGQWRPVAGLLAALAVVLGAGSAVPVGVRGGGENVTVAIVQGNVPRLGLDFNAQRQAVLNNHVDATLTLAAQVAAGAQPRPDLVVWPENSSDIDPLRNPGAGDRISQAADAIGAPILVGAVLLGPDAGQVRNAGLLWRPGSGADLDQLYTKRHPVPFAEYVPLRSIARAVSSEVDRVRSDFVAGTHPGVLETGPAVLGDVICFEVAYDGIVRDTVTGGAQLLVVQTNNATFDVAEARQQLAMVRLRAVEHGRAALMASTVGVSGFVTPDGRVTGATGFNTAAVVVRQMQLGDGRTPATRAGVWPEAALAALAVAALAGAAMLRRRREVAPG; this comes from the coding sequence GTGACGACGCTCGACCGGGAAGAGACGCGTGCCACCGACGGGGCACGCGACGGCGGGGCCGGGCGTCCGCTCCCGCTGAAGGTGGCCGTGCCGCTGGCGGTCGTGGCCGGGCTGGCGCTGCTGGCCGCGTTCCCCCCGTACGGGGTGTGGCCGCTGGCGCCGGTCGGCGTGGCGCTGCTGGCCGCGGCGGCGCACCGGCGGCGGCTGCGCGCCGGCGCCGGGCTGGGCTTCCTGACCGGGGTGGCCCTGTTCGCGCCGATGCTGGAGTGGACGAACCTGCACACCGGCTACCTGCCGTGGGTGCTGCTGTCCCTGCTGCAGGCCGGCTACCTGGCGCTGCTCGGCGCGGCCACCGCCTGGGTGACCCCACTGGTCGACCGGTGGCGGTGGGCGTGGCCCGTGGTGACCGGCCTGCTGTGGGTGGGGCAGGAGGCGCTGCGGGACCGCACCCCCTTCGGCGGGTTCCCGTGGGGGCGGCTGGCGTTCAGCCAGGACTCCTCCCCGCTGCTGCCGCTGGCCGCGCTCGGCGGGGCCCCGCTGGTCACCTTCGCGGTCGCGCTGGCCGGCGGGCTGCTGGTCGCCCTCGCCTGGCGGCCGTGGCAGCACCAGGCCGGGCAGTGGCGGCCGGTGGCCGGGCTGCTCGCCGCGCTGGCCGTCGTCCTCGGCGCCGGGTCCGCGGTGCCCGTCGGCGTACGCGGCGGCGGCGAGAACGTCACCGTGGCCATCGTGCAGGGCAACGTGCCCCGGCTCGGGCTGGACTTCAACGCCCAGCGCCAGGCCGTGCTCAACAACCACGTCGACGCCACGCTGACCCTCGCCGCACAGGTCGCCGCCGGGGCGCAGCCCCGACCCGACCTGGTGGTCTGGCCGGAGAACTCCAGCGACATCGACCCGCTGCGCAACCCCGGCGCAGGGGACCGGATCTCCCAGGCCGCCGACGCGATCGGCGCGCCGATCCTGGTCGGCGCGGTGCTGCTCGGCCCCGACGCCGGGCAGGTCCGCAACGCCGGCCTGCTGTGGCGCCCCGGCAGCGGGGCAGACCTCGATCAGCTCTACACCAAGCGGCACCCGGTGCCGTTCGCCGAGTACGTGCCGCTGCGCTCCATCGCCCGGGCGGTCAGCTCCGAGGTCGACCGGGTCCGCTCCGACTTCGTCGCGGGCACCCACCCCGGCGTGCTCGAAACCGGGCCGGCGGTGCTCGGGGACGTGATCTGCTTCGAGGTCGCCTACGACGGCATCGTCCGGGACACCGTCACCGGCGGCGCGCAGCTCCTGGTGGTGCAGACCAACAACGCCACCTTCGACGTGGCCGAGGCCCGCCAGCAGCTGGCGATGGTGCGGCTGCGGGCGGTCGAGCACGGCCGTGCCGCGTTGATGGCCTCCACGGTCGGAGTGTCCGGGTTCGTTACCCCGGACGGGCGGGTAACCGGCGCCACCGGGTTCAACACCGCGGCGGTGGTGGTCCGGCAGATGCAGCTCGGGGACGGTCGTACGCCGGCCACCCGGGCGGGGGTGTGGCCCGAGGCGGCCCTCGCGGCGCTCGCCGTCGCGGCCCTGGCCGGCGCGGCGATGCTGCGCCGCCGCCGGGAGGTCGCCCCCGGATAG
- a CDS encoding FAD-dependent oxidoreductase has product MNDRYDVVVIGGGAAGLAGALALARARRSVLVVDAGQPRNAPAAQMHNFLGRDGTRPAELLAAGRDEVTRYGGQLVAGTADDVRRDGDDFLVTLHDGRDVRARRLLVTTGLVDELPDVPGLAERWGRDVLHCPYCHGWEVRDRRIGVLATGPLAAHQAQLWRQWSPHVTLLLHGVPAPGAEEAQRLAARRIAVVDGPVAALEVTGDALTGVRLASGEVVALDAVVVAARATARAGVLESLGLAPVDVEMAGHVVGAQIPADPTGATAVPGVWVAGNVADVRAQVVTAAGAGLMAGAAINADLIAEETDDAVADYRRDLGTMFERAAWEERYRARPAVWSGRPNPQLVAEATALAPGRALDVGCGEGADAVWLAQRGWQVTAVDIADTALRRAAAHAAAAGEAVAARITWAQADLRDQPPTAGRYDLVSAQFMHLPGDARRQLFARLAAAVAPGGTLLIVGHHPSDLRTTAHRMHFPEMMFTAEEVASDLDPNVWQVCAAEARPRAAVDHDGRDITIHDAVLMARRRG; this is encoded by the coding sequence ATGAACGACAGATACGACGTGGTGGTGATCGGCGGTGGAGCCGCCGGGCTCGCCGGGGCGCTGGCCCTGGCCCGGGCGCGCCGGTCAGTGCTGGTGGTCGACGCGGGGCAGCCGCGCAACGCGCCGGCCGCGCAGATGCACAACTTCCTCGGGCGCGACGGCACGCGGCCGGCCGAGCTGCTCGCCGCCGGCCGTGACGAGGTCACCCGGTACGGCGGCCAGCTCGTCGCCGGGACGGCCGACGACGTGCGCCGCGACGGCGACGACTTCCTGGTGACCCTGCACGACGGGCGCGACGTACGGGCCCGGCGGCTGCTGGTCACCACCGGGCTGGTCGACGAGCTGCCCGACGTGCCCGGGCTGGCCGAACGGTGGGGACGCGACGTGCTGCACTGCCCGTACTGCCACGGCTGGGAGGTCCGCGACCGGCGGATCGGGGTGCTGGCCACCGGGCCCCTCGCGGCACACCAGGCGCAGCTGTGGCGGCAGTGGAGCCCGCACGTGACGCTGCTGCTGCACGGGGTCCCGGCGCCCGGGGCGGAGGAGGCCCAGCGGCTCGCCGCGCGCCGCATCGCCGTCGTCGACGGCCCGGTCGCCGCGCTGGAGGTGACCGGCGACGCGCTGACCGGGGTGCGGCTGGCCTCCGGCGAGGTCGTCGCGCTCGACGCCGTGGTGGTGGCCGCCCGGGCCACCGCGCGGGCGGGCGTGCTGGAGTCGCTCGGGCTGGCCCCGGTCGACGTGGAGATGGCCGGTCACGTCGTCGGCGCGCAGATCCCCGCCGACCCGACCGGCGCCACGGCCGTGCCCGGCGTGTGGGTGGCGGGCAACGTCGCCGACGTACGCGCGCAGGTGGTCACGGCGGCGGGGGCCGGGTTGATGGCCGGCGCGGCGATCAACGCCGACCTGATCGCCGAGGAGACCGACGACGCCGTCGCCGACTACCGGCGTGACCTGGGCACGATGTTCGAGCGGGCTGCCTGGGAGGAGCGCTACCGGGCCCGTCCGGCGGTGTGGAGCGGGCGGCCCAACCCGCAGCTGGTGGCCGAGGCCACCGCCCTGGCCCCGGGCCGGGCGCTGGACGTCGGCTGCGGCGAGGGCGCCGACGCCGTCTGGCTCGCGCAGCGGGGCTGGCAGGTCACCGCGGTCGACATCGCCGACACCGCCCTGCGGCGGGCCGCGGCGCACGCCGCGGCGGCCGGTGAGGCGGTTGCCGCCCGGATCACCTGGGCGCAGGCGGACCTGCGTGACCAGCCGCCCACCGCCGGCCGGTACGACCTTGTGTCGGCGCAGTTCATGCACCTGCCGGGCGACGCGCGACGGCAGCTGTTCGCGCGGCTCGCCGCCGCGGTCGCCCCGGGCGGCACCCTGCTGATCGTCGGGCACCACCCGTCCGACCTGCGGACGACCGCACACCGGATGCACTTCCCCGAGATGATGTTCACCGCGGAAGAGGTCGCGTCCGACCTCGACCCCAACGTGTGGCAGGTGTGTGCGGCCGAGGCCCGGCCGCGGGCCGCGGTGGACCACGACGGGCGGGACATCACGATCCACGACGCCGTGCTGATGGCGCGCCGCCGCGGCTGA
- a CDS encoding helix-turn-helix domain-containing protein, producing the protein MANEEAAVLAAVGPRLRALRTRRQVTLAQLAETTDISVSTLSRLESGQRRPTLELLLPLARAHQVPLDELVGAPATGDPRVHPRAIVRHGITFLPLTRRPGGLQAFKQIFPPHTPAEPQQQTHEGYEWLYVLSGRIRLLLAEHDLLLTPGEVAEFDTRLPHAVANPDPQPAEVLALFGPQGERLHVRARPTGR; encoded by the coding sequence ATGGCAAACGAGGAGGCTGCGGTGCTGGCCGCGGTGGGTCCCCGGCTGCGGGCCCTGCGCACCCGACGCCAGGTCACCCTGGCCCAGCTCGCGGAGACCACCGACATCTCGGTCAGCACCCTGTCCCGGCTGGAGTCCGGGCAGCGCCGGCCCACCCTGGAGCTGCTGCTGCCGCTTGCCCGCGCCCACCAGGTGCCGCTGGACGAGCTGGTCGGCGCGCCCGCCACCGGCGACCCGCGGGTGCACCCGCGGGCGATCGTCCGGCACGGCATCACGTTCCTGCCGTTGACCCGCCGACCGGGTGGGCTGCAGGCCTTCAAGCAGATCTTCCCGCCACACACCCCCGCCGAGCCGCAGCAGCAGACCCACGAGGGCTACGAGTGGCTGTACGTGCTGTCGGGTCGGATCCGCCTGCTACTGGCCGAGCACGACCTGCTGCTGACCCCCGGGGAGGTCGCCGAGTTCGACACCCGGCTGCCGCACGCGGTCGCCAACCCGGATCCGCAGCCCGCGGAAGTCCTCGCCCTCTTCGGCCCGCAGGGCGAGCGGCTGCACGTGCGGGCCCGCCCCACCGGCCGCTGA
- a CDS encoding alpha/beta fold hydrolase yields MRADGPPTAAMTYVLIPGAGGSAEYWRLLVDELRRRGRVAVAVGLPAADEHAALPEYADTVRAAVDGHRDVTLVAQSLGAFTAPLVADHPAVRLLVLVNPMIPAPGETAGEWWAATGHAPARAAYAAAQGRDPDADVDLAVDFFHDVPEEVTASMLAAGGPTESPAVFTRPNPLRRWPDVPTRVVSGRDDRFFPLEFQRRLARERLGVAPDELPGGHLLALSEPALLADRLEAYQQQV; encoded by the coding sequence ATGCGGGCAGACGGGCCGCCGACAGCGGCGATGACGTACGTGTTGATTCCGGGCGCCGGTGGCAGCGCCGAATACTGGCGGCTGCTCGTCGACGAGCTGCGCCGGCGGGGTCGGGTGGCGGTGGCGGTGGGTCTGCCGGCCGCCGACGAGCACGCCGCCCTGCCCGAGTACGCCGACACGGTCCGCGCCGCGGTCGACGGCCACCGCGACGTGACGCTGGTGGCGCAGTCGCTGGGGGCGTTCACCGCCCCGCTGGTGGCCGACCATCCGGCGGTGCGGCTGCTGGTGCTGGTCAACCCGATGATCCCCGCGCCCGGGGAGACCGCGGGCGAGTGGTGGGCGGCCACCGGCCACGCGCCGGCCCGGGCGGCGTACGCGGCCGCGCAGGGCCGCGACCCGGACGCCGACGTGGACCTGGCGGTGGATTTCTTCCACGACGTGCCGGAGGAGGTGACCGCGTCGATGCTGGCCGCCGGCGGCCCGACGGAGTCGCCGGCCGTGTTCACCCGGCCCAATCCGCTGCGCCGCTGGCCCGACGTGCCGACCCGGGTGGTCTCCGGCCGCGACGACCGGTTCTTCCCGCTGGAGTTTCAGCGCCGCCTGGCGCGGGAGCGGCTGGGCGTGGCGCCCGATGAGCTGCCCGGCGGGCACCTGCTCGCGCTGAGCGAGCCGGCGCTGCTCGCCGACCGCCTGGAGGCGTACCAGCAGCAGGTGTGA